In Salvelinus alpinus chromosome 22, SLU_Salpinus.1, whole genome shotgun sequence, one genomic interval encodes:
- the LOC139549438 gene encoding inward rectifier potassium channel 13-like: MTTKTTNDLDGNKVSSSPLLLSTSSPSYLSCQRLVTKDGHCALRSSPPSPGLWPSWASASAWLLALQDLWGAVVCLRWRWVLLAFCTSFVAHWLLFACLWYLLAHLNGDLAVENHDAPPEGHVVCVKYITSFTAAFSFSLETQLTIGYGTMFPSGDCPSAIALLAVQMLLGLMLEAFITGAFVAKIARPQKRAGAIQFSPQAVVGQHQGQPCLMFRATNLLRRPLVDVEVSAVLYEQRDDQVLHQTNLDFQLDRLGPRPCPFFIFPLTFYHVLDRHSPLYPALREGSASHFELVVFLSASQEGTGDACQKRTSYLRQEIQFERRFVPAMGLDKQGRYQVSSQHFGIAHCNEPLDKECVVQINGDGSDRME; this comes from the exons ATGACGACCAAAACAACCAATGACCTGGACGGGAACAaggtctcctcctcccctctcctgttGTCCACATCATCCCCGTCCTACCTGTCTTGCCAGCGCCTAGTGACCAAGGACGGTCACTGCGCCCTgcggtcctcccctccctccccgggCCTGTGGCCCTCCTGGGCATCTGCCTCTGCCTGGCTGCTAGCCCTACAG GACCTGTGGGGGGCAGTGGTGTGCCTGCGCTGGCGCTGGGTCCTCCTGGCCTTCTGCACCTCCTTTGTGGCCCACTGGCTGCTGTTCGCCTGCCTGTGGTACCTACTGGCTCACCTCAATGGAGACCTGGCGGTGGAGAACCACGACGCTCCTCCAGAGGGACATGTAGTGTGTGTCAAATACATCACCAGCTTCACCGcagccttctccttctccctggaGACCCAGCTGACCATTGGGTACGGCACCATGTTCCCCAGTGGGGACTGTCCCAGCGCTATAGCCCTGCTGGCGGTTCAGATGCTGCTGGGGCTCATGCTGGAAGCCTTCATCACAG GTGCGTTTGTGGCTAAGATTGCCCGTCCCCAGAAGCGTGCGGGGGCCATCCAGTTCAGCCCCCAGGCGGTGGTAGGTCAGCACCAGGGCCAGCCCTGCCTCATGTTCCGGGCCACCAACCTTCTGCGCCGCCCCCTGGTGGACGTGGAGGTCAGTGCCGTGCTGTACGAACAGAGAGACGACCAGGTCCTGCACCAGACCAACCTGGACTTCCAGCTGGACCGGCTGGGCCCACGCCCCTGCCCCTTCTTCATCTTCCCCCTCACCTTCTACCACGTCCTGGACCGCCACAGCCCCCTTTACCCGGCCCTGCGTGAGGGCAGCGCCAGCCATTTTGAGCTAGTGGTGTTTCTCTCCGCCTCCCAGGAGGGCACGGGCGACGCCTGCCAGAAGAGGACCTCCTACCTGCGCCAGGAGATCCAGTTTGAGCGGCGCTTTGTGCCCGCTATGGGGTTGGACAAGCAAGGCAGGTACCAGGTGAGCAGTCAGCACTTTGGCATTGCCCACTGCAATGAGCCTCTGGACAAGGAGTGTGTGGTGCAAATCAACGGGGATGGGAGTGACAGGATGGAGTAA